CCGCCAAAACCGCGAGCGCAACCGGGCCGCGTTGGCGGCGCTCCTGGAAGAAGCCGACAAGCTGGGCCTGGCTCCGGCCTACAGCCTGACCAGCTGCGGCACCTGCCGGGAGTCCATTGAAGAGCATGAGCTTAAAACCCTGCGGCCAAACCTTGTCCACATGGACGTGACCCAGTTTTTGCTCGGCCGTCTGGATTTCCCGAAAAGCGAGGACGCCTCGCCCATCCTCTACCACGCCGCCTGCCACAGCGAATGGTCGGGCGTGCCCAAGACCAAGGCCGCCGACCTGTACCGGACCGCCCTGGCCGAGACCACTGGCCGTCCTGTCGTTCTTTCGCCCAATTGCTGCGGCGAATCCGGCATGGGGGCCATGACCACCCCGGCCATCTACAACCGGCTGCGCGACCGCAAGCGCGAGACCTTGGCCGAGAATCTGGCCGAGGCCTCGGAAGCCATGCCAATTCTGGTCGGCTGTCCGTCGTGCAAAATGGGCATCTCGCGTATCCTCTCGGAAATGCACGATAAACATACGGTTATGCACACGCTGGAATATCTGGCCGAGGCGCTCGACGGTCCCAAGTGGAAGAAGCTCCTCTCCAAGAACGCCAAGGCCGCCCGGGTGCGCGGCTAGCGCTCCATGGGAAAGATTCTCGCCATCGACTACGGACAGGCCCGGGTGGGAATCGCCGTCACCGACCCCGAAGGGACCGTTGTCTTTCCCCTGACCACCATTGCCTGGGACACCCGCGACGCCTTGTTTTGCCGCCTGCTTGCGGTTATCGAGGAACACAAGCCGGCGCGCATCGTCATCGGCTACCCGGCCCGGGCCGGCGGCGACGAGGGCTTAACCGGCCGGCAGGTGCGCAAATTTGCGGCGCGCCTGAGCCGACGCACCACGTTGCCCATCTGCTTCGCCAACGAGGCCCATTCCACCGAAGAGGCGGCTGAACGGCTGCGCGAGGCCGGCCATACCGGCCGGGAACTCCTCGCCCGGGTGGACGCCATGTCGGCGGCAGTCATCCTGGAACGCTACCTCCGCGGTGGGGAAATATGCTTCGATCCATCATAGCCGGCTTCCTGATTGTCCTTTGCATCCTTGGCGGCCTCGTTGGCTACCGCGCCTACGAATTTTTGTCCGTACCGCCCCAGACACCGGGCGAAACCAAAACCGTCTTCATCGAACCAGGCCAGTCCTTTGACGCCACCGCCGCCATGCTGGTGGCCGAAGGCGTGTTGCGCGACGCCGAGGGCTTTAAACTCCTGGCCAAGGTCACGGAGAAAAGCAGCCGCGTCAAAGCCGGCGAGTTCGAAGTTTCAACCGGCTGGACGCCCATGCGGCTGCTCGACTACCTGACCACGGCCAAGGGGGTGCAGCACAAGCTCTCCGCCCCGGAAGGCCGGACCATGCGCCAGATCGCCAAAGCGGCCGAAGAGGCCGGCCTATGCTCGGCCCAGGCCTTTTTACGGGCCGCCAGCGACCCGGAATTGCTCAAAAAATACAACATCCCGGCCGAAAACGCCGAAGGGTTCCTGTTTCCCAATACCTACCTCTTCACCCGCAAACGGGCCGACGACGGAACCTACGTGGTCGAGGCCATGCTCAAGGAATTCTGGAAACAGGCCGACGCCGTCTGGCCCGGCGACAAGCCCGCCGGCAAGGCGCTCCTCGCCTTCGTCACCATGGCATCCATCGTGGAAAAGGAGACCGGCGTCGATGCCGAGCGCCCGCGCGTGGCCGGGGTGTTTGCCAACCGCGTGGCCAAGGGCATGCTGCTCCAGACCGATCCCACCATCATCTACGGCCTGGGTGAGAAATATACCGGCAACATCACCCGCGCCCACCTCGAAGATCCTGCCAATCCCTACAATACCTATACCCGTCCCGGGCTGCCCCCCGGTCCCATCTGTTCGCCAGGACTCAAATCCATGCAGGCCGTGGCCAATCCCGAAGTGCATGAGTTCTATTACTTCGTGGCCAACGGCGCAGGCGAACACATATTCAGCAAGACGCTCGACGAACATAATAACGCTGTGAACAAGTTCCAGCGCAAGAAGAGTAAAGAGAAGAAAGAGTAAGAGGAAGATGCCTCCGGCGGCCGGGGGGATCATCCCCCCGGACCCCTGCAATGGGGGAAGTTTTCAAGGGGGATTGGCGCTGGTTGACAACCTGACGCCGGGCCGCCGGCAGCCGGGAAGGAGTGCGTCATGGACACCGCTATCGCTCGGACGATTGCAGCCTGGATGGCCGATCCGGCCAACAATGCCCTGGCTCCGGGACTTGACGAACCCGCCTTTGACACGCCGCTGGTGGGCTGCGCCTCCGGGGCTGATCCACTGTTCGACTGGCTGCGCAACGACATCGGTCCGGACTTCTACTGGACCCCGGCCGAACCCCTGTCCCTGGCCTTTCCCGACCGGAAGATTCGTCCCGAGGACGTGACCGTCATTGCCTGGGTGTTGCCCCAGACCGCGCGGACCCTGGAAGCCCACCGCCGCTGTCGGCTGCTGCCGAGCCTGCCCTGGTCCCAGGTGCGCCACTACGGCGAGATGATAAACGAAAATTTGCGCCGCTTCGTGGTCGAAACCCTGGTCGGGCAGGGCAGAGCGGCCGTGGCTCCGGTCCTGCTCCCCCAATGGGACCGGGCCACCTCGGCGCGGTACGGCTTTGCCTCGCGCTGGTCCGAACGCCACGCCGCCCATGTCTGCGGCCTGGGGACCTTTGGCCTGTCCGATGGGCTGATCACCCCGGCCGGCAAGGCCGTGCGGGTGGGCTCGGTGGTGGCCGAAATGGTCCTGCCGCCAACGCCCCGGCCCTATGCCCGCCACGACGCATGGTGCCTGCGGGCCGCCGGCGTGCCTTGCCGCTCCTGCATCAAGCGCTGCCCGGCCGGAGCCATCAGCGAAGCCGGCCATGACAAGCAACTGTGCTACAACTATATTCGAAACGTCACCGCACCCTATGTCGCCCGGGAGCAGATGCCGGGCATCCCGGTCAACAGCTGCGGCCTGTGCCAGACCGGGACGCCCTGTGAACACGGCATTCCCAAGCGGCCCAGGAACCGGCCCGCCGGGGAGACGGCAGGCGGGCAGGCCGGACAGGGCGAGGCCGCCGGATAGGCGGCGACCACAGCGGCAATGAAAAGAACCCGGGGCATCAAAGTGCGCCGGGTTCTTTCCGTTTGGGCAGACGGCGGCGGCTCAGGCCGGGCCGGGCAGCGGGGCGCACTTGTGCTTGTAGTCCACGGCGCGTCGGATGAAGATGGTCGATTCGGCAATGTTGGCGCACTGGTCGCAGACGCGCTTCAAGCTGTGGGCCACAAAGGACTGCTGCACGGCCCGCTCCACCGGCCGGGACTCCCGGATCATCTCCGTGGTCACTTCGCGGAAGATGCGCACGTTG
This DNA window, taken from Desulfovibrio sp. TomC, encodes the following:
- the ruvX gene encoding Holliday junction resolvase RuvX, whose translation is MGKILAIDYGQARVGIAVTDPEGTVVFPLTTIAWDTRDALFCRLLAVIEEHKPARIVIGYPARAGGDEGLTGRQVRKFAARLSRRTTLPICFANEAHSTEEAAERLREAGHTGRELLARVDAMSAAVILERYLRGGEICFDPS
- the mltG gene encoding endolytic transglycosylase MltG, yielding MLRSIIAGFLIVLCILGGLVGYRAYEFLSVPPQTPGETKTVFIEPGQSFDATAAMLVAEGVLRDAEGFKLLAKVTEKSSRVKAGEFEVSTGWTPMRLLDYLTTAKGVQHKLSAPEGRTMRQIAKAAEEAGLCSAQAFLRAASDPELLKKYNIPAENAEGFLFPNTYLFTRKRADDGTYVVEAMLKEFWKQADAVWPGDKPAGKALLAFVTMASIVEKETGVDAERPRVAGVFANRVAKGMLLQTDPTIIYGLGEKYTGNITRAHLEDPANPYNTYTRPGLPPGPICSPGLKSMQAVANPEVHEFYYFVANGAGEHIFSKTLDEHNNAVNKFQRKKSKEKKE
- a CDS encoding 4Fe-4S ferredoxin, with translation MDTAIARTIAAWMADPANNALAPGLDEPAFDTPLVGCASGADPLFDWLRNDIGPDFYWTPAEPLSLAFPDRKIRPEDVTVIAWVLPQTARTLEAHRRCRLLPSLPWSQVRHYGEMINENLRRFVVETLVGQGRAAVAPVLLPQWDRATSARYGFASRWSERHAAHVCGLGTFGLSDGLITPAGKAVRVGSVVAEMVLPPTPRPYARHDAWCLRAAGVPCRSCIKRCPAGAISEAGHDKQLCYNYIRNVTAPYVAREQMPGIPVNSCGLCQTGTPCEHGIPKRPRNRPAGETAGGQAGQGEAAG